In Roseibium algicola, the DNA window GCGGTATTTTTCCCAGACCGAGGGATCATAGTTTTCAAGGATGGCGTCATCCGGGAGCAGAGCCGGATTAATGTTCCAGTGCCTGACCTGTCGCCAGTCAAGCACGGGGTGAACCGCCGACTGCTTCAGGTTTTCGGAGGGACGATTCCCCTGGAGCAGTTCTTTGGCCAGCAGGCCAACCTCCCTGCCAATGCTGACAAAGGTTTCCACCTGGCCACCAACAATGCCCGTTCCGATGAACGAACTGTAGACGCCATAGGCAGGAACAGAAGCATGCGGGAGGATTTCAGCGGCTGCATCGCGTGGAACAAATCGTCGACCGTCCGCATCCGCGAAGACTGTCAGAACAAGCAAAATACTTTCATCCGGGAGTTCAGAAACGGCGGTTTGAAATCCTTCAAGGGAAAGGTCCGACAGCTGGCTCACAGCCAATCCGGCGTAGCTGGTTCCCAGCTTTGTCTCGGCCGTTTCGCGCCAGCGATGATCGAAGTCCGAAGAACCCGTAAGAACCACCAGGCGTTTGGCGGATGGGTGCAACCGCGCTGCCAGATCAGCGGTTTTCTGAACATCAAAGCTGCTCAAGAGCCCGAAAATCCTGGACCTGTCCCGGATACCGTCGAAGGTCGACTGTGAAACCGCACCGGCAATGATGGGAACCTGATCCGGCACCCAACTCAACCTGTCCTGGGCGAATAGCAGCGCATTCGGCCCGATGGCCACGATCGCATCAAACTGAAAGCCTTCGTATTTCGCCGCCAGAAATGTAGTTATCCTGTCTTCGTGAGCCGTGTCCTGAAACCTCACCGTGTCCAGGTATTCGCTATAAAGCTCGACTGCAGTCGGATTTTTCTGGTCGAACTCCTCTTGCAGCCCCCGCGCGATCTCCCGGATCGCGAACAAGGTACTTTCGTTTTCATAGAGTATCAGGATACGGGGGACATCCGGATCGTCTGCAGGTGCTGCAAACACCAACTTCGCATCCAGTAAGACACCCGGCGAAATCGCAAACAGAAACAGCATTATCTGCAAACAAGGCCTTGTTGCCCCTAAGTCCAACTTAACTGACGTCGCAAGATTGCAGATACTCCGGATGGAAACAGGTTGGGAAAAAGGCGGACACTGCCCGCACTCCGAACGATGTCGCTGAAGACGCACCTGTGACCGTCTCATAACCCGGACTTTTAACAGGGAGAAAAGTGATTTCAGCTCGACCATGCAATTCAATCAACCATGAAGAGCATCACGTTGCGTCATAAAAACCTGTAATTCAAGGACTTTACGTGAAACAATTGCGTCCGTTTTTTGTTGCCACTGGGAAAGCCTTACCATCGTGACAACGGCAAGATGCGGGAAACCCAGCCCTTGTTAAGGCCCCATCGATCAAATCGGCGGAGTTAGTTGCCCGAGATATAGCAACAGTGACGTCTCAAGCACTTGTCTGAAGGAGGACAGGAAATGCGAAAAAGGAATTTGGCGCAGCTCGCGCTCATCTGCGGCACGGCGTTGGCGACGGCCAGCGGTGTCTACGCGCAGGAACCGGAAAAGCCGAATATCCTGGTGATTTGGGGCGATGACATCGGCCAGACCAACCTCTCCACTTACAGCTTCGGTCTTATGGGCTACGACACGCCGAACATTGACCGGATTGCCACCGATGGTGCCAAGTTTACCGATTACTATGCCGAGCAGAGCTGCACGGCAGGGAGGTCGACGTTCATCACCGGCCAATCGACACTTAGAACCGGGCTATCAAAAGTTGGTCTGCCTGGCGCCGATGTTGGCTTGCAAGATGACGATGTCACCATCGCCTCTGCGCTGAAAGATCTTGGGTATGCCACCGGTCAATTTGGCAAGAACCACCTTGGAGACAAGGATGAGTTTCTGCCGACAGCGCATGGCTTCGATGAGTTCTTTGGCAATCTCTATCACCTCAATGCGGAAGAAGAGCCAGAAAACTTCAACTATCCTACGGATCCTGCGTTCCGCGAGCAGTACGGCCCACGCGGTGTGATCCGGTCATCTGCCGATGGCAACGTCGAAGACACCGGTCCGCTGACCAAGAAGCGGATGGAAACGGTGGACGAGGAAACCTCTGCCGCCGCCATCGACTTCATGAAGCGCCAGGTGGAACAGGACAAACCGTTCTTCATCTGGATGAACACCACCCGAATGCACTTCCGCACCCATGTGAAGGCTGAAAACCGAAGCGAACCCGGTCTCACAGCCTTGACCGAATATGCCGACGGCATGATCGAACATGATGCCATCGTGGGCCAGATCCTCGATGCTCTCGACGAGACAGGGGTGGCGGACAACACCATCGTCATCTATTCGACGGACAACGGACCTCACCAGAACTCCTGGCCGGATGCCGGGACCACGCCGTTCCGATCCGAGAAGAACACCAACTGGGAAGGTGCTTTCCGCGTCCCGGCAATGATCCGCTGGCCTGGTCGCATTGAGCCCGGCACTGTCAAGAACGGTATGTTTTCCGGTCTTGACTGGTTCCCAACTTTGCTTGCAGCTGCCGGTGATACGGACATCAAGGACCGTTTGCTTGCCGGTGCGTCCATCAATGGCAAGGACTACAAGGTCCATCTCGATGGATACAACCAGCTCCCCTATCTGACGGGGGAAACCGACGAGACGGCCCGCAAGGAGTTCTTTTACTTCAATGACGATGGAGCGGTGGTCGCGTTGCGGTATGAAAACTGGAAAGTTGTGTTCCAAGAGCAACGGGCAAAAGGCACCTTGAATATCTGGGCAGAGCCTTTCACGCCGTTGCGTGTACCCAAGCTGTTTGACCTGCGCTCCGACCCTTACGAGCGGGCCGACCGCACCTCAAACACCTATTACGACTGGCTGATGGACCATGTGTTCCTGTTGACGCCGGCACAGGTTGAAGTCGCGAAGTTCTTTGGAACGTTCGAGGAATACCCGCCTTCCCAGCGTGCCGCGAGCTTCTCGGTCGACCAGATTCAGGAACAGCTCGAAAAAACGCTGAACGGCATGGCGCAGTAGACGCCTGAAACACTTGCCCGCGCGGAGCACACTCCTCGCGGGCCAATCCCGCATCAATGCGTGAGGTTTGCCATGCGCAGCATAGTTGTCGCGATCGCTCTGGTCCTGTTGCCGTCATGGTCGCTCGCAGACCCTCTTCCCTCCTGGAACGATACGGAAACCAAGGCTGCAATCCTGGATTTCGTCCAGGCAACGACAATGCCTGGAAGCGACCGTTACGTCGATCCGGCCGCCCGGATCGCGACGTTCGACAATGATGGCAATCTCTGGGCGGAACAGCCTGTCTATTTCCAGCTGATCTATGCACTGGACAAGGCCAAGGCGATGGTCGCGGCAGACCCGTCCTTGGCTGAAAAAAGTGCCGGTATGAAGGCTGCGGCTGACGGAGACATGCAGACCTTGCTAGCCGACGGTCACAAGGGGTTGCTTGAGGTCATGGCGGTTTCCCACTCCGGCATGACGACCGACGAATTCAAGGACGAGGTCGAGACTTGGCTGGAGACCACGAAACATCCCGAGACCGGCCGCCGCTACGATGAGATGGTCTATCAGCCCATGCTGGAACTGCTCACCTATCTGAGGGATAGGGATTACAAGACTTACATTGTCTCCGGAGGGGGTATCGATTTCATTCGCGTCTTCTCCGAAAGAGCCTACGGCATTCCTCCGGAACAGGTTGTGGGCTCAAGCATCAAGGCAACTTTCGAAGTGTCAGACGATACTGCGGAAACGGTGAAGAGCCCGGAACTCTTCTTCATTGATGACAAGGAAGGCAAACCGGTCGCTATCAATCAACACATCGGCCGGCGCCCTGTCATCGCCTCCGGCAACTCCGACGGCGACCTTCAGATGATGCAGTACGCCACCCGCGGTGACCGCAACGCTCTTGCCATTTTGCTGCACCACACGGACGCGGACCGGGAATGGGCCTACGACAAGGGTTCCAAGGTTGGAGGGCTGGACAAGGCGTTGGTGGAGGCCAAACAACGTGGCTGGCTAGTGATAGACATGAAAGCCGACTGGCGAACCGTTTTCCCCTGGGAGCTGGAAAAGAGGTAGGAGAAGTATACCTTCATCGTACCATTTTCAGGTTCCGGGACTTGTCTCAATTTCTTCTTAGAAGCGTAACCAGTTCACCCTACCTGAAGGATCCGAACCTCCTGTCATTGTCACGTTCCTGTTCCTGCGATCGCTGTTAACACCGTAGCCTGCGGGCAATCCTGGTCCAGTGGGTACTCCCTGTTTCGTTCAAAGCAATACGACTTGTTGGAGGAAAGATGACCACTTTTGGAACGAATGCCTCTGTCCTTGCATTAACCGGCTTTTTGGTCACGACTGGGCTGCCGCCGGTCGCTATAGCGGCGGACAGTGCCGCTGACGAGGCAATGCAGACGGCCATCGACGCGGTTGCCGAAATGGGCGCGCAGTTGCGTACCCTCAAGAGCTTCGAGATCCACGCGGACGTTTCTTATGACGACGTGATCGACGACGACGTCCTCGTCCAGAGAAACGAGGAGGTCACGATCTCCGCGCGAGTTCCGGACGGCCTTCACGCTGTAATCGAAGGCGCAGACCTTCATCGAAGCATCACCTACGACGGGCAGAAGGTGACGATCTTCGGCGAAACGCTCGGCTACTATGCCGAGTTCGAAGCGCCCGCGACCATCCTCGAAACGATTCAAACGGCAGCGGAGAAACATGATCTTCAGCTTCCGCTGGCCGACCTGTTCTTTTGGGGAACAGACGAAGACGACCTCGCCGATGTTAATGCGGCGACATTGATCGGACCGGCGAATATCGGTGACCGCCTCTGCGATCAGTATGTCTTTTCGCAGGAGGATGTGAGCTGGCAGATATGGATCTCCCAGGGAGACCGGAAACTTCCCTGCAAGCTGGTGATCGTCGACCTGTCTCAGCCCGCAAAACCTCAATATTCAGCGATTATCGAACTGAAGCCGGAAGCAACCTTCGATCCGACCTTATTCAGTTTCGTCCCACCGGCGGCCGCCAAGAAGATCCGGATCTACACCGCGGACGCGGTTGATCAATAATCCAGGAGGAGTACAGATCATGCGCACATTCCTGATGTCAGTCCTGTCGGCAGCCCTGATTTATGGCTTCGCTCCGGTAACAGTTCATCTTGCAAGCACCGAACAGGCAGAAGCCCGAGGAGGCGGTCACCGTGGCGGCGGGGGTGGCGGTGGACGCCACACAGTCAACAAGCGTCCAAGTGGAAATCATCACGCCGGGGCGAACCGGCCTGGTGGGGGTGGTGGCGGTGTCCACCACAAGGTCAATAACAACGTGGTGAAACGGAACAACACGGTTGTGAACCGCAACGATGTCGATGTGAACGTCAACCGGAACACCAACATCAATGTCGATGGCCGCTACTACGATCGCGACTACCATCCGGTCGCTGCGGCAGCCGCCATTACCGCGACCGCTGTCGCAGTCGGAACGATCGTCGCCTCGATACCGTCTGGCTGTTCCCAGGTAGAAATAGACGGCATCGCCTACCAACAGTGCGGAGACGTCTGGTACGCGCCGCAATACCAAGGCACGACAGTCAACTACATCGTGGTAAACCCACCGAGGTAGTCCATTGACGACTTTGATCGGCGGAAAATTGAAGTCCGGCTACCAACGTTGGCGAATAGAAAAATGTTTTCGGTCTTTCCGGCAAATTTCGAACTATTCCCGCGAGTGAGGCGAATCGCAGCTTTCGAAAAACACGACTGAAAACTCAAGAGTCTGAACCGGGGACGCGAAGCGGACACCGATGTTTACGCCGATCAACATAAACGCTCAGTGAAACCAGAGTCTCTCGACCAGATCAGATAGGCATCTGTCAAAACATAGTTTCTCAATACCGCAAAGGCGATGGCTCAGTTCGTATTTTAGCATTTCCGCTAGCCAGATACCCCCAACCTACGAAACGCTCAATTTCACACACTGCTTTGCAGCGGCAAAAGGACAATCTATTTATGGGTCCGCCCACCGACTCGGCTAGTCTGATCGAATTGGGTGTTTCGGCCTAATCAATTCGAGAACAAACGACCTAACAACCCGACATGTCTTGGCACGAACGGATCATCAAAAGACGCAAACTGCTCGGTTACTCTAGAGCTGCACTCGCACGCGCTGCCGGTGTCAGCTACGACAATCTGAACAAATATGAGCGTGGCGAGGTCGATCACCCGCGCGGTGACACGCTTGCAAAAATCGCGAATGCTCTCGGCACTACTGAAGGCGCTCTTTTGTTCGGCGATTTGATCGAAATGGCCGCGATAAAGCGCAACGGCACGACAGTCCCTATCTGTGGCGAAGTCGCTGCTGGTCTGTGGATGGAAGCAGACTTGTTTGAAGGGGAGCGGGGCGCAAGATCGACTGTTCTGGGCGATAGCAGATACCCGACGGAATTGCAGTACCTTCTTACCATCAAGGGCGAAAGTTTGAACCGTGTCGCGCGTGATGGCGACCTGATCCTTTGCCTCAATTACGCGCAGGCAGGCATCGAATTGCAGTCAGGGGACCTTGTTGTCGTTGAACGCACACGTGACGGTGGACAGACAATTGAGCGAACAGCGAAACGTCTCGTTCAATCAGCCGACGGATTGCAACTTCACCCGGAATCCAACGACCCACGATTTCAGGACCCAATCGTCTTCAACGAGGGGGATGAAGAAGTTACTCAAGTGAGGATCGTTGCAAAGGCTCTCTCTGTCCTACGTCTCTTACCTTGAATTAAATTCCAATAATTCTCTGCAGGTTTGAGAGGGAGGGTTCCAAAAGCCAAAGGCCCCCCTACCCCCTATGGAAAACCATAGAAGGCAGGGGAGCCTCTGGCGTGTCTGCTGGCCCGAGCCGGGATGGGACACAATCGCCAGGAAACCTCTCGGTTAACCCGTCCTCTGTTTCTGGCGGCACCTTAGGACTTACGACCCCCGCGCCCGCAGCTTTCATCCAGCAGGGAGTTGCACCCCGTCGCCGCGATAATCCACGGCTATCGGGATTGTGGATTGCGGTCAACCTAAAATTGGATTTTAATTCCTATCTCTGGAATTATCTGATTAATGGAAATTGAGATTTCAAAATCCGCATCGAGATCGGACATTCATGACGACAATTCCCAAGATCCTTGAAACTGGAAAGACACCGGGTCAGTGGGTGCAAACTTTCTCTGAATTCGGGATCGAGATTTCCGAACGCTCGCTGAAGGAAAGAGCACGGCAAATCGGTGCCTTTTGCAGCCTTGGCAAGGCTCTTTTGCTCAAACCAGAACATATTGACCGGATATTTGAGGAAACTACATGCCGCTCGAACTCTATAAGCGTGGCCGAAAATGGTGGCTCAGGGGCCGCACCGATGGCATTGACGGCTACATCAACCGAAGCCTTGGAACATTTGACCCGGCGGTCGCAAAAACAAAGCTCAGGGAAATTGAGAGGAAAGCGCAACAACGTGCGCTCCTTGGATCAGATGCGCCTTCGGAAGCAGACGAGCTGACCTTTGCAGACGCGGTGATGCTCTATGACGCAAAGCCGGCGGATGCCGGCTACCTGCTGAAAATCATTCCGTTTCTTGGCCCAATGCGCCTCACGGACATCACTCCAAAGCTGGTGCGCGATTTGGGCAGAAAACTCTATCCCCTCGCTGCTTGCGATACGTGGCGTCGTCAGGTTGTGACTCCCGTCTGCGCCGTCATCAACAATGCCCATCAGGAAAAAGGGACACCTCTTATCCGGGTCAAGGCCTATAATGCACTGGAGCGGCAGATACAGGATGAGAAGCGTGGAAAGCAAAGCCGGGGCGAAAAAACTCCCGGGTCCTGGGAATGGCTGACAGCCTTCCGCTCCCACGCCAACCGATACCAGGGCGCACTTGCCTTTTTTATGTTCACGACGGGCGCCCGTATTTCCCAGGCAATAGAGATTGAACCAGAACACCTTGATCTGCAGAACCATCGATTGCTCATGCCGGCGGCAAAGGGGCACCAAGAGCAATGGGTCAGCCTCATGACCGAGCTTGTCGTGGAACTGGCAAATCTGCCGCCGCGCAATGACCGTGTTTTCGGCTACCAGCAGCGTTGGGGCGTATACAAGGCTTGGAAAACTGCCTGCCAAAATGCTGGGATCGATTATATTCCGCCCCATGCTGCAGGACGTCACGGATTCGGAACCGAGCTTGTCGTCCGCCAGGGCGTGGACCCGCGTACTGCTGCTGACATGGGTAGATGGTCCAGTCCAAAGATCCTGCTGGACACTTATACCCATTCAACCAAGAACACAGCATCCGTGCATGAGGCTTTCCGACGAGGCAAGCCAGAGGCGTTTTCCGAGCCGCTCAAACCAGGAAAATCCGCCAAGCGCAAGTGATCCGGCCCCTTCGCTCAAAAATGAAAGGGTCCATTCTGTAAACGCGAAACGCTCCATGCGCCTATTTTCGGGTTTCGGTACTTTTCCAACCTTCTGGCAGCCATGACGAAGAGGCTTACCGGCTTTAAAAGATGCAACATGTCCAAAGCGCTGAAATGGTTATGCCTAGAGCGGCGATCCTTGCGTGGCAGACTACCAACTAGCCCCATTTTTCTTTCACGCATTCTGCCCACTGCTTTGCGGCAATGAGTGGAACAGATTGGTTCAGCTGCTATAGAACTTGTTGTGGCTTTGCGTGGGCATTCAATAATAACTGGTCTGCCGTTTTTTTGGTCTCTTTAGAAAGCGAGACCGACGGCATCAAGCAGTTTCGGCACCACAATTGACAGAACTGTCTTTTCGGGCGGGAAGTCTTCAAGGGATCGGCTATGACTGACCGCCTCGCCTCTTGGCAGAGCACCTCAGCATGAAGTACCAAAAGCTCGGTCAGAACCTAATTTGATACGGTGAGACAAAGTTTTCTCGGTTTGTTCATGCTGCGGACCGACGCCTAACTTTACGCTCATTTACAAAACCCAAACAGCTGCAACGACGCGAAACCGGGAAGCAATTGAACGTATTACGGTTTCTGCAATCAGACCACGCTTTTGGTAAGGGAGAGGTCGAGAGTTCAAATCTCTCCGGCAGCACCATTTCACATTTCTTCCCGCAAAAGACGCTAACACCCTGAATGGTAAGGCAATTTCTGGCGTTCTACAGTCCTCGTTTCGGGTGTATTCCAAGCGCTCATCAAAAACCAATCTGAAGACTGTTTTCAGTAACTCGACGGCGCATGGGCCTTCAAGGTTCTTCCTTACGTTCCATTGCCGGAATAACGCCGCAATGCTTGGTTTTATGGGGTAAAGCCCTAGCTAAGCTGCTTGCGAGCTTGTGAGGAAATGCCATGAATGAAAGCCAGACCAAATTGACTGCTGCGGAAGCAAAAGGCCTTCGCACTGCCAAGGAGCTTGAAGCTCATCTTGCTTGGCTTGAAACCTTCACACCTGCGGCGCTCGGCGTTCTGGCAATCGCTTCCGGTATCTACACCTACCTGGGTGTGTCCTCTCTGCTGGAGGATACGGGTGCGATGAGTTTCTTCGCGGCGGTGGCCTATTCCGTCGCCGTGTCAGTCGGGATTTTCGTATTCTGGAGCTACATGCTTCGGCTCATGCCTGCGATGCGCAGTGCGGCGGGTTTCATCGGACTTTCGGTTTCAATGCTTGTGGGGTCGGCTGCAATCATTGCCATGTCGAGCTGGCTCAACGCGGCTGCGCTTGCGGGATCGGCGGCTGTCGAACAACACCTGGATACGACAGTCCGTGACTACCAGGCGGCTTTGGAGCAGGCACATGAGATCGCCCTTTCGGGCCAGGCTCTCGGGCGCGAGGTTCAACGCGCCAAGGAAGCATTCGAAGCACTCGCCCAACAGGAACGCTCCGGCGAGCTCTCAGGCACAGCGGGTGAAGGCGCAGTCTTTCGAGTTCTGACGCAAAAAACAGAAGAGCTCCAGAACCTTGAGGAGCAGATTTCAGAACAAAGGCCACTGATCGACTCTGCCTTTGCCCGGGGCAACGAAATCCTTGGGCGCATGCGAGCCCTGACGGTTGCCCCCGGCCCGGTTGAACAAAGGTCGGTCGCGTTTTCGGAGGAAAGCGTGCGTCTTGCCGGCGTTATTGCAAACCTGAACCAGTACTCCGTTGCACCGCTCGTCGCTCGAGCAGCCGAGGACCTGCCTGCATCTGTTGTTCTTCCCGAACTTGACGGCCGAAACAGCAGCGTTCGAGACGCTCAATCAAGCACCATCGCATCCGTGTTGAACGCCCTCGACCAACGCAGCCAGACCCTGCGGCGCGCAGCCGATGAAGTGCTGGCGTTGGAGCCACCACAAGAGACGGCCTATAATCCGATCTCAAGCGCCGACGCTGTGATCAGGTACGCAGGCAACTTTGTCCCCTCATGGGCTGGTGCTATCGCGATCGACCTCCTGCCCGCCGTTCTGGTCTTTGTGGTCGCAATCACCCAGGCATCGATCCGTAGCGGCCGGGATGGGCTAAGCATCGAGGAAACCCTGACGCTCGCAGACCTCAAGGCAGCAATCAATGCGATGAAGGATGTTGAGGCTTCGATGGGGGCGGCAGACAAGGAAGTCTTGCGCCGTGTCGCAAATGCGGAAACTTCCGAGCCCGCAAACCTGAATGCCGCGGAGTAGCACGACGTGTTTTCCGAGCGCCTTGATACGTCGCGGATAACCATCCAGCGCAGCCTGAAGTGGGTTTTGGTCGCCCAGGCGATCCTGGCAGCCTTGTTGGTGCTCTCGCATCTGCAGGCTCAATGGACCCCGGGGGGTGGCGGCAACGATGCACTGCCGTCCGGACCCACGACACCCGGCGATCAGGTGAGACACTACGATCCATCTCGTAGCTTTCCCGACTTCATGCGGACACCTGCCCCGTCGACTTTCAAAATTCCGGGTGACATGCCTCCCAGGCTTCAGTTTGAAGTGATCGACAGGGGCGAATTGGGAGAAGCGATTTTCCTGAAGGGCCGGATCTCATCTGGAGACGCCGAACGCTTTACGAGCTTCCTGGCCAGCCTGGAAGAAGCCCCCAAAGTGGTTTCACTCCATAGCCCCGGAGGCAATGTGAGTGAGGCATTTGAAATTGGTCGTAGCCTGCGCGCAGCTGAGCTGGATACCACCATGCTGCCTGGTCTGGTGTGCCTTTCGTCGTGTCCTTACATTTTTGCAGCCGGTGTCAATCGTTCAGCCTCCAAGGATGCTGCCGTAGGCATGCATCAGCACTACTATGACACCCCCGGCTACATGCCTGTTTTCCTGGCGGTGGAAGAGATTCAGTACGGCCAGGGGGAAACGATGGAATACCTGATCGAGATGGGTATCGATCCAGGCCTGATGGTCCATTCTCTCAATACACCCCCCAAGGAAATCTACATCCTGGTTGAAGATGAGCTTCTCGGCACCCGGCTCGCGACGGAAATCCTGGACTGAGCGCCGTTCAGCAGAGGTCGGGTCTGAGCCCGCTCCAAAAGCTACAGATGCAATTGGCCCGTTGCAGTGAGCACAGCGGAACCGGTCAGCTCAACAGCGTCGGGGCGCACGAGAAGCCGAATATGGCTTTCCCTACCCATGGAAACTCCCTGTACGACCGTGAACGTTTCTTGTCCTCCAGCACCGCTGCGGTTGGCCAATAGCCACCCCAGTGGGCCTGCGGCGCTTCCTGTTGCCGGGTCTTCCCGAATGCCTACCGTTGGATTGAAGAAGCGAGCATAGGCTTCCCCTCTCTGTTCACCAGATGTCGTGAAAACATAACATCCTTGCGCACCGGCACGCTCCAACAACGGAAGAAGCATGGAGGCGTCAGGCTCCGCGCGGTCAACTTCGTCGCGGGAAACGAGCCTGACGAGCATATGCGCCGCACCCGTGGAGACCACAACCGCTTCCTGCGGCCCGAGGGCCGGTTCGCTCTTGTCGAGCCCCAGTGCTTCGGCAAGCGCCTGCAAGTCCCCGACATCGCCAATATGGCGCGGCATGGCCTGAGCCAGGGAGACAGTTGCCCGTCCATTTTCCCGTCCGATCGAAACTGGAAGAAGCTCGTCCCCCAGTTGCTGAACAAACGAGGTGCGTTCACCTAGTTGGCCCGTTTCTGCCAACCACCACCAGACACCTAGCGCGTTATGGCCGACACCAAACACTTCGTCTCCGGTCGGCGTGAACGATCTAATTCGAAAGTCCGCAGAAGCCTCTGTAGGCGTCAAGACAAATGATGTCTCCGATAAATTGAATTCGACGGCGATCGCGCGCATCGTGTGCTCGTCCAGGTCATCCGCGTCTGGAACCACAGCAAGAGGATTGCCGCGCAGCGGCCTCTCGGCAAACACATCAACGATCGCATACTGTTGAATTTTATTCGTTATATTCATTTGAGTTCCTCGCTGTTTCGCGAAGAATTCACTTGAACACGCAGGATTTAGCAATCTAATCTATTTCAACAGTATTGAGAAAAATTGTACATCAGATGCCACAACCGTCTCTAAAATCACTGCAAGCAGCGGAAGCTGTAGGCCGTTTAGGCAGTTTGTCGCGGGCGGCATCCAGCCTCAACGTGACGCCAAGTGCGGTGAGCCACCAACTACGTCTGCTTGAGGCGCAACTCGAGGTAACGCTGTTCGACAGGACGGATACGGGCTTGGTCCCCACCGCTAAAGGCAGGTTGCTTTTGCCAAAACTCACGGAAGGGTTTCAGGTGATTTCGGACGGGTTGGCCGAGATAAGCGCCAAGCCTCGACCCTTGCTTACCGTTTCGTGCGGTCTCGCTTTTGCCGCGCGTTTTCTGGTGCCGCGCCTGGTGAACTGGAACGCGGAACATCCGGATACAGAGATTAGGCTCGTCACCACCAGCCGACTGGTCGATTTCGATCGGGAAGGCATCGACATAGCCATCAGATTTGGCAAAGGCGAGTGGCCGGATGTGAAAACCGAAAAGATCGTCGACCAGTCGATCGAACTCGTCTGCACTCTTGGCCTCAGCAAAGCACTCCTGACCCAGGCAACAGCCTCCAAGGTTCCGCTCATAGTTGATGAGCAAAGCCTTGTTTCCTGGACCCAGTGGTCTTCCAGTGTAGGCCGCAAGCATCTCGATCCTTCGCGACACCCGGTGGTCCGCGTGCCTGACGCGTCACTATCGTACGAGGCTGCTGTTTCCGGTCAGGGCCTGTGGCTGGCTTGGCCCGTTCTGACGCGTGACGCCGTTGCCTCCGGCATTCTGGTGAGACCAGACATTCCGAGATGGGATGCAAATCTCGGATACTGGGCTGTATCGACA includes these proteins:
- a CDS encoding tyrosine-type recombinase/integrase — protein: MPLELYKRGRKWWLRGRTDGIDGYINRSLGTFDPAVAKTKLREIERKAQQRALLGSDAPSEADELTFADAVMLYDAKPADAGYLLKIIPFLGPMRLTDITPKLVRDLGRKLYPLAACDTWRRQVVTPVCAVINNAHQEKGTPLIRVKAYNALERQIQDEKRGKQSRGEKTPGSWEWLTAFRSHANRYQGALAFFMFTTGARISQAIEIEPEHLDLQNHRLLMPAAKGHQEQWVSLMTELVVELANLPPRNDRVFGYQQRWGVYKAWKTACQNAGIDYIPPHAAGRHGFGTELVVRQGVDPRTAADMGRWSSPKILLDTYTHSTKNTASVHEAFRRGKPEAFSEPLKPGKSAKRK
- a CDS encoding PhzF family phenazine biosynthesis protein, which encodes MNITNKIQQYAIVDVFAERPLRGNPLAVVPDADDLDEHTMRAIAVEFNLSETSFVLTPTEASADFRIRSFTPTGDEVFGVGHNALGVWWWLAETGQLGERTSFVQQLGDELLPVSIGRENGRATVSLAQAMPRHIGDVGDLQALAEALGLDKSEPALGPQEAVVVSTGAAHMLVRLVSRDEVDRAEPDASMLLPLLERAGAQGCYVFTTSGEQRGEAYARFFNPTVGIREDPATGSAAGPLGWLLANRSGAGGQETFTVVQGVSMGRESHIRLLVRPDAVELTGSAVLTATGQLHL
- a CDS encoding LysR substrate-binding domain-containing protein: MPKLTEGFQVISDGLAEISAKPRPLLTVSCGLAFAARFLVPRLVNWNAEHPDTEIRLVTTSRLVDFDREGIDIAIRFGKGEWPDVKTEKIVDQSIELVCTLGLSKALLTQATASKVPLIVDEQSLVSWTQWSSSVGRKHLDPSRHPVVRVPDASLSYEAAVSGQGLWLAWPVLTRDAVASGILVRPDIPRWDANLGYWAVSTASRWRRPQVRKFRAWLHQTCAAAA